Proteins encoded by one window of Oreochromis niloticus isolate F11D_XX linkage group LG17, O_niloticus_UMD_NMBU, whole genome shotgun sequence:
- the gnai1 gene encoding guanine nucleotide-binding protein G(i) subunit alpha-1: MGCTLSTEDKAAVERSKMIDRNLRDDGEKAAREVKLLLLGAGESGKSTIVKQMKIIHEAGYSEEECKQYKAVVYSNTIQSIIAIIRAMGRLKIDFGDPARADDARQLFVLAGSAEEGFMTAELAGVIKRLWKDGGVQACFSRSREYQLNDSAAYYLNDLDRISQATYIPTQQDVLRTRVKTTGIVETHFTFKDLHFKMFDVGGQRSERKKWIHCFEGVTAIIFCVALSDYDLVLAEDEEMNRMHESMKLFDSICNNKWFTDTSIILFLNKKDLFEEKIKKSPLTICYPEYAGSNTYEEAAAYIQCQFEDLNKRKDTKEIYTHFTCATDTKNVQFVFDAVTDVIIKNNLKDCGLF; encoded by the exons ATGGGATGCACACTGAGTACCGAGGACAAGGCGGCGGTGGAGCGCAGTAAAATGATCGACAGAAATCTGCGGGACGACGGGGAGAAGGCAGCCAGGGAGGTCAAGCTTCTCCTGCTCG GTGCTGGCGAATCAGGGAAAAGCACAATTGTCAAGCAGATGAA GATCATCCATGAGGCAGGCTACTCAGAAGAGGAATGCAAGCAGTACAAGGCTGTAGTCTACAGCAACACTATCCAGTCCATAATCGCCATCATCAGAGCCATGGGGCGCCTCAAGATCGACTTCGGTGACCCAGCAAGAGCT GATGATGCACGGCAACTGTTTGTGCTGGCGGGCTCAGCAGAGGAAGGCTTCATGACAGCTGAGCTGGCCGGTGTCATCAAGCGACTCTGGAAGGACGGAGGTGTTCAAGCCTGCTTCAGCCGCTCCCGCGAATATCAGCTCAACGACTCGGCAGCATA CTACTTGAACGATTTGGACAGGATATCCCAGGCCACCTACATCCCAACTCAGCAGGATGTCCTGAGGACCCGAGTCAAAACCACGGGCATTGTTGAGACACACTTCACATTTAAGGACCTGCACTTCAA AATGTTTGATGTAGGAGGTCAGCGGTCTGAGAGGAAGAAGTGGATCCACTGCTTTGAGGGTGTGACGGCCATCATCTTCTGCGTGGCTCTCAGTGATTATGACTTGGTGCTGGCTGAGGATGAAGAGATG AACCGAATGCACGAGAGCATGAAGCTGTTTGACAGCATCTGCAACAACAAGTGGTTCACAGACACCTCCATTATCCTCTTCCTCAATAAGAAGGACCTGTTTGAAGAGAAAATCAAGAAGAGTCCTCTTACCATCTGCTACCCAGAATACGCTG GCTCCAACACGTACGAGGAAGCAGCTGCCTACATCCAGTGTCAGTTTGAGGACCTGAACAAGAGGAAGGACACCAAGGAGATTTACACCCACTTCACCTGCGCCACAGATACCAAGAACGTGCAGTTTGTCTTTGACGCTGTTACTGACGTCATTATCAAGAACAACCTGAAAGACTGTGGACTCTTCTGA
- the cd36 gene encoding platelet glycoprotein 4, whose protein sequence is MGCFSIKCGLLAGSVFGAVIAILGGILIPVGDMIIERTVKKEAVIEPGTTAYDNWASSEIAVYRQFWLFDVKNPQQVVQEGAFPEVQEKGPYTYKTRYLPKANVTFNPNNTASFVLPMGAIFEPSMSVGPEEDTVTTLNLAVAGAYSLLPPASHILLDMVINSTNSSLFQHRTVKELLWGYNDPILKDTIGLFSPYNGTSDGPYNIFTGKDDISKVSIIDRWRGETKLSFWNDTYCDMINGTDGSSFAPFVDKDVPLYFFSSDICRSVSASYEATMNLKGIEVYRYSLLPSTLASPVDNPDNKCFCRNYETTKNCTLAGALDISSCSDGRPVFISLPHFLQGSEYLREVVLGLHPDEEHHKTFLDVEPITGFTLNFAKRIQANMMYGPAKDITVLNKVKDYTLLPLAWLNETATLDDKTADMFKRELISRIDMLEIVQQVLLIAGVIIFFVCLIAFFCVRRKSKTNLG, encoded by the exons ATGGGCTGCTTTAGCATTAAGTGCGGGCTTTTAGCCGGATCTGTGTTTGGGGCGGTGATAGCCATCCTGGGAGGCATCCTTATCCCAGTGGGGGACATGATCATTGAGAGGACAGTCAAGAAG GAAGCCGTCATTGAGCCTGGAACGACAGCTTATGACAACTGGGCATCTTCAGAGATCGCAGTTTACAGGCAGTTCTGGCTCTTTGACGTGAAAAATCCACAGCAGGTCGTGCAGGAAGGTGCATTTCCAGAGGTACAGGAAAAAGGACCTTACACATATAA GACAAGATATCTTCCCAAAGCGAACGTCACATTCAACCCCAATAATACTGCCTCCTTCGTGCTGCCCATGGGTGCCATCTTCGAACCATCCATGTCAGTGGGACCAGAGGAAGACACAGTCACCACGCTCAACCTGGCAGTGGCC GGGGCCTATTCATTGCTTCCTCCAGCATCACATATCTTGCTAGACATGGTCATAAATAGCACAAATTCCTCCCTATTCCAACACCGTACAGTTAAGGAGCTGTTGTGGGGTTACAATGACCCAATATTGAAAGACACCATCGgcctattttcacct TATAATGGTACCAGTGATGGCCCCTACAATATTTTCACTGGAAAGGATGACATTTCAAAAGTGTCTATAATTGACAGATGGAGAGGAGAGAC GAAATTAAGCTTTTGGAATGATACATATTGTGACATGATCAACGGGACAG aTGGTTCTTCCTTtgctccatttgtggataaggATGTACCCCTCTATTTCTTCTCATCAGACATCTGCAG GTCTGTGTCAGCTAGCTATGAGGCAACTATGAATCTTAAAGGTATTGAGGTCTACCGCTACAGCCTCCTACCATCCACTCTAGCCTCTCCTGTGGACAACCCAGACAATAAATGTTTCTGCAGAAATTATGAAACCACCAAAAACTGCACCTTGGCTGGAGCACTGGACATCAGTTCCTGTTCAGACG GTAGACCAGTCTTCATCTCTTTGCCCCACTTCCTTCAAGGCAGTGAATATCTACGGGAGGTTGTGTTGGGCCTACACCCAGATGAAGAGCACCATAAAACTTTCCTGGATGTGGAACCT ATTACTGGTTTTACCCTGAATTTTGCCAAGAGAATTCAAGCCAATATGATGTATGGACCAGCAAAAGACATTAC GGTGCTAAACAAAGTGAAAGATTACACGTTATTACCTCTTGCTTGGCTGAATGAg ACGGCAACGCTGGATGATAAAACCGCTGACATGTTTAAGAGGGAACTTATCTCCCGCATTGATATGTTGGAGATAGTACAGCAAGTCCTGCTGATTGCAGGTGTGAtcatcttttttgtgtgtttaattgCCTTCTTTTGTGTGAGgaggaaaagcaaaacaaacctTGGATGA